One window of Aliarcobacter lanthieri genomic DNA carries:
- a CDS encoding DEAD/DEAH box helicase, translating to MSNFNLDTILYNILIYKGLFIKTFSDLNLSDEILKAIVDLGYENPTSIQEKAIPIALKKRDIIGISQSGTGKSCAFILPILEEILKERKNNTNNILRGLILVPTRELAKQIIKAIDDYSKYIPIKRAAIFGGVSTKDQEKKFKNGIDIAVCTTGRLLEHLKNGTINLSSVTNVVIDELDTMLDMGFLEEIEKILPNIGVNRQIMMFSATINPTVKKLAKEFLNDPVVIEVTNQRSSVKLIEQQIVLVDEDKKHELLSYLIGSKNFSQALVFVNQKAQADNLVENLELDGLKSACIHGDIRQSSRALALRKFKEKELRVLVATDIAARGIDIEELPVVINYSLPETIIDFTHRVGRTGRAGKEGLAITLLSVKDYKLMAEIEKELKLNIPRLTLEGFETTEKKPRNKKPKPKPLSQKKPEARKEAQRQEKSKKVSKFRKTTKRG from the coding sequence ATCTCTAATTTCAATTTAGATACAATATTATATAATATTTTAATATATAAAGGACTTTTTATCAAAACTTTTTCAGATTTAAATTTAAGTGATGAGATATTAAAAGCAATAGTTGATTTAGGATATGAAAATCCTACTTCTATTCAAGAAAAAGCTATTCCAATAGCTTTAAAAAAAAGAGATATAATAGGAATATCTCAAAGTGGAACTGGTAAAAGCTGTGCATTTATTCTACCTATTTTAGAAGAAATACTAAAAGAAAGAAAAAATAATACAAATAATATTTTAAGAGGTTTAATCCTTGTACCAACAAGAGAATTAGCCAAACAAATTATAAAAGCAATTGATGATTATTCAAAATATATCCCTATAAAAAGAGCTGCTATTTTTGGGGGAGTATCAACAAAAGACCAAGAAAAGAAATTTAAAAATGGTATTGATATAGCTGTTTGTACAACAGGAAGATTGCTAGAACACTTAAAAAATGGAACAATAAATTTAAGTAGTGTTACAAATGTAGTAATTGATGAACTTGATACCATGCTTGATATGGGATTTTTAGAAGAGATTGAAAAGATATTACCAAATATTGGTGTAAATAGACAAATCATGATGTTTAGTGCAACAATAAACCCAACAGTTAAAAAATTAGCAAAAGAGTTTTTAAATGATCCTGTTGTAATAGAAGTAACAAATCAAAGAAGTAGTGTAAAATTAATAGAACAACAAATAGTTTTGGTAGATGAAGATAAAAAACATGAACTTTTATCATATCTTATTGGTTCAAAAAATTTTTCTCAAGCATTAGTTTTTGTAAATCAAAAAGCACAAGCAGATAATCTAGTTGAAAATTTAGAACTTGATGGGCTAAAATCAGCTTGTATACATGGAGATATAAGACAAAGTAGTCGTGCTTTAGCTTTACGAAAATTCAAAGAAAAAGAACTTAGAGTTTTAGTTGCTACTGATATTGCAGCTCGTGGGATAGATATAGAAGAATTACCAGTTGTAATTAACTACTCTTTACCTGAAACAATTATTGATTTTACTCATAGAGTTGGAAGAACTGGTCGTGCAGGAAAAGAAGGGCTTGCTATAACACTTTTAAGTGTAAAAGATTATAAGCTTATGGCTGAAATAGAAAAAGAGTTAAAATTAAATATACCAAGATTAACACTTGAAGGTTTTGAAACAACTGAAAAAAAACCAAGAAATAAAAAACCCAAACCTAAACCTCTTTCACAGAAAAAACCAGAAGCAAGAAAAGAAGCTCAAAGACAAGAAAAATCAAAAAAAGTAAGTAAGTTTAGAAAAACAACTAAAAGAGGATAA
- the brnQ gene encoding branched-chain amino acid transport system II carrier protein has protein sequence MVSQSKFLKDIFILGFAIFSMYFGAGNIIFPPYLGLTSSSNWDLAFVSYFIADIGFATLAMFALLKAGGRVENLTHKLGTFAGIILTSSIILCIGPLIALPRTGATTYEMLIVPFFGSSFTNSLITSIVYYGLILIFTLKPTTMIEILGRFLTPALFIGLLILIIKGIVYPIAGGEIAQSNAETNTIIFDGMLAGYQTLDVLAALAFGIIILKAVSDKGVYKEHSQQIRLVAFASIVAAVSIFIIYFGLTYLGATTSTVYGSDIDRATLLNNIIFSLFGSSGNLLLGVVVFLACFTTGAALVSVTAEYFSKLSHRRVSYTTLVVVVTIFSIIVTNFGLEFIISIAFPILTIVYPAAIILVIISFFDKFIQNDNVYKLACFSAITYCIVEVISKNIVEISFLNSIPFYKIGFAWVIPATIFGIIGYFIKPKKED, from the coding sequence ATGGTATCACAAAGTAAATTTTTAAAAGATATATTTATATTAGGATTTGCAATATTTTCTATGTATTTTGGTGCAGGTAATATTATATTTCCACCATATTTAGGACTTACTTCTTCGAGTAATTGGGACTTGGCATTTGTGTCATATTTTATAGCAGATATTGGTTTTGCAACTTTAGCTATGTTTGCATTACTTAAAGCTGGTGGAAGAGTTGAAAATCTAACTCATAAATTAGGTACATTTGCAGGTATTATTTTGACTTCATCTATTATTCTATGTATAGGTCCTCTTATTGCATTACCTAGAACTGGTGCTACAACCTATGAAATGTTAATTGTCCCATTCTTTGGTTCTTCTTTTACAAACTCTTTAATTACTTCTATTGTTTATTATGGTTTAATTTTAATTTTTACATTAAAACCAACAACGATGATAGAAATCTTAGGTAGATTTTTAACTCCAGCTCTTTTTATTGGTTTATTAATTTTAATTATAAAAGGAATAGTTTATCCTATTGCTGGTGGTGAAATTGCACAAAGTAATGCAGAAACAAATACTATTATTTTTGATGGAATGTTAGCTGGATATCAAACATTAGATGTTTTAGCTGCACTTGCTTTTGGAATTATTATATTAAAAGCAGTTTCAGATAAAGGTGTTTATAAAGAACATAGTCAACAAATAAGACTTGTAGCATTTGCATCTATTGTTGCAGCAGTTTCAATATTTATAATATATTTTGGACTTACATATTTAGGTGCTACAACTTCAACAGTTTATGGAAGTGATATAGATAGAGCGACATTATTAAATAATATTATCTTCTCATTATTTGGAAGTAGTGGAAACTTACTTTTAGGAGTTGTTGTATTTTTGGCTTGTTTTACAACTGGAGCAGCACTTGTAAGTGTAACAGCTGAGTATTTTTCAAAACTATCTCATAGAAGAGTATCTTATACAACTTTAGTTGTAGTAGTTACTATTTTTAGTATAATTGTTACAAATTTTGGTTTAGAATTTATAATTTCTATTGCTTTTCCAATTTTAACTATTGTTTATCCAGCTGCTATTATTTTAGTTATTATATCTTTTTTTGATAAATTTATTCAAAATGACAATGTTTATAAATTAGCATGCTTTAGTGCAATAACATATTGTATTGTAGAAGTGATCTCTAAGAATATAGTTGAAATTTCATTTTTAAATTCTATTCCATTTTATAAAATAGGTTTTGCATGGGTTATTCCTGCAACTATATTTGGAATAATTGGATATTTTATAAAACCTAAAAAAGAGGATTAA
- a CDS encoding type I secretion system permease/ATPase → MINKSLRKNDTLLDSLVLYTRLFHKPFSAESLLQGLPLGDNEADQLLFSKNSSKSMFSRAAARAGLKTTIIEKPIKDILNLQLPVILLLSNENSCILDSFNEDRTKAKIIFSGINDPLEEWVDIEELEKEYLGYSFMLKKVYEYEHDNGKKTLSIDNQKHWFWSTLGFSKKIYMDCIIASILINLFVLATPLFTMNVYDRVIPNNAQETLLVFTIGIVVVFLLDATLKFVRTYFLEMAAKKSDIIMSSIIFERVLDMQMSEHPKSVGSFANNLKSFDSIRGFLTSATLSVLIDFPFAILFLMVITYLGGFLVIVPIFIIILIIIYAKMIKDPLKQSIEATYEASAKKNGILIESLHNIETIKAQGMAGNIQYSWEESTGEIANKGLKSKLISASIPTVTGLLVGLNTVLIVVFGVYLIQDFKLTMGGLIATMILSGRAIAPMGQIVSLITNYEDTKQSFKMLDEIVNKPQERPFAKEFVKMPSISGNIEFRNVSFKYPQSDAYALKDVSFKIKEGDKVAFIGRIGSGKSTIAKLILKLYEPDEGSILIDGIDIAQIDPADLRKGISYVPQDIHLFRGSIKQNILGIHKFIDDQWMLECSKTSGTDEFIRLHPAGYDMPIGERGQGLSGGQRQSVGIARALINNADIWMFDEPTNAMDQTSESIVLKNLGEKINGKTLLLVTQKMNMIDLVDRIIVMNFGEKVLDGSKEEVIKQLGGER, encoded by the coding sequence ATGATAAATAAAAGTTTAAGAAAGAATGATACATTACTTGATTCATTAGTTCTTTATACAAGACTTTTTCACAAACCTTTTTCAGCTGAGTCTTTACTTCAAGGTCTTCCTTTAGGAGACAATGAAGCAGACCAGCTTCTTTTTTCCAAAAATAGTTCAAAATCAATGTTTAGTAGAGCGGCTGCTAGAGCAGGGCTTAAAACAACAATTATTGAAAAACCTATTAAAGATATTTTAAATCTTCAACTTCCTGTAATATTACTTTTATCAAATGAAAATAGTTGTATTTTAGACTCTTTTAATGAAGATAGGACAAAAGCAAAAATTATATTTTCTGGTATTAATGATCCTTTAGAAGAATGGGTAGATATTGAGGAATTAGAAAAAGAGTATTTAGGTTATTCTTTTATGCTTAAGAAAGTTTATGAATATGAACATGATAATGGGAAAAAAACACTATCAATTGATAATCAAAAACATTGGTTTTGGAGTACTTTAGGTTTTTCAAAAAAAATTTATATGGATTGTATTATAGCTTCAATTTTAATAAATTTATTTGTTTTAGCAACACCACTTTTTACAATGAATGTTTATGATAGAGTTATTCCAAATAATGCTCAAGAAACTTTATTAGTTTTTACTATAGGGATTGTAGTTGTATTTTTACTTGATGCAACTTTAAAATTTGTTAGAACATATTTTTTAGAAATGGCTGCTAAAAAAAGTGATATTATAATGTCTTCTATTATATTTGAAAGAGTATTAGATATGCAAATGAGTGAACATCCAAAATCTGTTGGTTCTTTTGCAAATAATCTAAAAAGCTTTGATAGTATTAGAGGTTTTTTAACAAGTGCAACTTTAAGTGTATTGATAGATTTCCCTTTTGCAATACTATTTTTAATGGTAATTACTTATCTTGGTGGATTTTTAGTAATAGTCCCTATTTTTATCATTATTTTAATTATAATTTATGCAAAAATGATAAAAGACCCACTTAAACAAAGTATAGAAGCAACTTATGAAGCAAGTGCTAAGAAAAATGGTATTTTAATTGAATCTTTACACAATATTGAAACTATAAAAGCACAAGGAATGGCTGGAAATATACAATATTCTTGGGAAGAATCAACAGGTGAGATAGCAAATAAAGGATTAAAATCTAAACTTATTTCTGCTTCAATACCAACTGTAACTGGACTTTTAGTTGGTTTAAATACAGTTTTAATAGTAGTTTTTGGAGTGTATTTAATACAAGATTTTAAACTTACAATGGGAGGGTTAATAGCAACTATGATACTTTCAGGTAGAGCTATTGCGCCTATGGGACAAATTGTTTCACTTATTACAAACTATGAGGATACAAAACAATCTTTTAAAATGTTAGATGAAATTGTAAATAAACCACAAGAAAGACCATTTGCAAAAGAATTTGTAAAAATGCCATCTATTAGTGGAAATATTGAGTTTAGAAATGTAAGTTTTAAATATCCACAAAGTGATGCTTATGCTTTAAAAGATGTTAGTTTTAAAATAAAAGAAGGGGATAAAGTTGCATTTATTGGAAGAATAGGAAGTGGAAAGTCAACTATTGCAAAGCTTATATTAAAACTTTATGAACCAGATGAAGGTTCTATTTTAATTGATGGAATAGATATAGCTCAAATTGATCCTGCCGATTTAAGAAAAGGTATAAGTTATGTTCCTCAAGATATTCATTTATTTAGAGGAAGTATAAAACAAAATATACTAGGAATTCATAAATTTATTGATGACCAATGGATGTTAGAATGTTCAAAAACAAGTGGAACAGATGAATTTATAAGACTTCATCCTGCAGGATATGATATGCCAATAGGTGAAAGAGGACAAGGATTAAGTGGAGGGCAAAGACAAAGTGTTGGGATAGCTAGAGCTTTAATAAATAATGCTGATATTTGGATGTTTGATGAACCAACAAATGCCATGGATCAAACAAGTGAGTCTATTGTTCTAAAAAATTTAGGTGAAAAAATAAATGGTAAGACATTACTTTTAGTTACTCAAAAGATGAATATGATAGATTTAGTTGATAGAATTATAGTAATGAATTTTGGAGAGAAAGTATTAGATGGTTCAAAAGAAGAGGTTATAAAACAATTAGGTGGTGAAAGATGA
- a CDS encoding TolC family outer membrane protein: MAKLRTKKNLLSIVASSFCLFGINLNALTLQETLVEVMNTNPVVQERLKNFNETQQDLEIAKSEWLPSIDYRGSFGRNNGGDIKDNGNSKYDFTARDATYNHYTNSLKITQNLFNGFSTTEKINYQEARVLAAAHHYLENANDMAFQMVGSYIDLLRSYQLLQNAKDNVAINKKIYEDVQSLYDQGLTTKSEMTKIYASLSLANSNLTVQQNNTMDKEFKFKRIFGRSVNVGTLEVPKLNLPMPESIQRASMVAISNNPSMIVSNFNIKGAQALYREKKSKFYPTLDIEAEQLFNDVSKNNNGYDNPDDRQKIYAVINWNLFKGGAHTADLQKSRSSINKEIEIQRDLKRQTIESLELSWSAYEMLGKQLEDLYKYYEYSEETLSSYQSEYEMGRRTLLDLLSAQNDLISSKAQIINAQMDKLFAQYRILDAMGMLVSSVLDEKDYANVIKVTTNPFDVLKDELPVELDVDKDGIVDHLDICDNSVVGNDDITPYGCNQYEKDSDFDGIPDSKDRCPDTPFGAIVDEFGCPIEGQNKFNMTSGEFINNILAYNENSPKKSEKLGLYDYEFNAAANKNIASTSLDKHLMYDDFAMIKRFDYVNMDNINTNQLDDMARVLKEYNNTNVVVTVIGNTQGTKDKEESFNKAQEYANNIKSSLIDRGVDEKILVTQSRVDYDKTFLETVSSDSTLNNVVYVALYVPKSTTLGKDDDNDGVINDLDECPNTPAGQMVDEKGCSRNINLEVLFENDSAKILSGSLDKVMEFAQYLKDNPQFDAKIIGHASNSASGVKAHTSKNSAEYNIDLSQKRANSIKDVLVNNGVDASRLTTDGKGFSEPIVSNETAEGRAKNRRIEAVLIKK, from the coding sequence ATGGCTAAGTTAAGAACTAAAAAAAATTTACTTAGTATAGTTGCAAGTAGTTTTTGTTTATTTGGTATAAACTTAAATGCTTTAACTTTACAAGAAACTTTGGTTGAAGTTATGAACACTAACCCAGTTGTTCAGGAGAGACTAAAAAACTTTAATGAGACTCAACAAGATTTAGAAATAGCAAAATCAGAATGGTTGCCATCTATTGATTATAGAGGAAGTTTTGGTAGAAACAATGGGGGAGATATTAAAGACAATGGTAATTCAAAATATGATTTTACAGCCAGAGATGCTACATATAATCACTATACAAATTCTCTAAAGATAACTCAAAATCTTTTTAATGGATTTAGTACAACAGAAAAAATAAACTATCAAGAAGCTAGAGTTTTAGCTGCCGCTCATCATTATTTAGAAAATGCAAATGATATGGCTTTTCAAATGGTTGGATCATATATTGATTTATTAAGAAGTTATCAATTATTACAAAATGCGAAAGATAATGTTGCAATAAATAAAAAAATTTATGAAGATGTACAATCACTTTATGATCAAGGACTAACAACAAAATCTGAAATGACAAAAATATATGCATCTTTATCTTTAGCAAACTCAAATTTAACAGTTCAACAAAATAATACTATGGATAAAGAGTTCAAATTTAAAAGAATATTTGGTAGAAGTGTAAATGTTGGAACTTTAGAAGTACCAAAACTTAATTTACCAATGCCTGAGAGTATTCAACGAGCTAGCATGGTTGCAATTTCAAACAATCCTTCTATGATCGTAAGTAACTTTAACATTAAAGGTGCACAAGCTTTATATAGAGAGAAAAAAAGTAAATTTTATCCAACATTAGATATTGAAGCAGAACAATTATTTAATGATGTTTCTAAAAATAACAATGGATATGATAATCCAGATGATAGACAAAAAATCTATGCTGTAATTAACTGGAATCTATTTAAAGGTGGTGCACATACTGCTGATTTACAAAAAAGTAGAAGTTCTATTAATAAAGAAATAGAAATTCAAAGAGATTTAAAAAGACAAACTATTGAGAGTTTAGAACTTTCTTGGTCAGCTTATGAAATGCTTGGTAAACAATTAGAAGATTTATACAAATATTATGAATATTCAGAAGAGACACTTTCAAGTTATCAAAGTGAGTATGAAATGGGAAGAAGAACACTTCTTGACTTATTATCAGCTCAAAATGATTTAATAAGCTCTAAAGCACAAATTATAAATGCACAAATGGATAAGCTTTTTGCACAATATAGAATTTTAGATGCAATGGGAATGTTAGTAAGCTCTGTTTTAGATGAAAAAGATTATGCAAATGTTATTAAAGTAACTACAAACCCATTTGACGTATTAAAAGATGAATTACCAGTAGAGCTTGATGTTGATAAAGATGGTATTGTTGATCATTTAGATATTTGTGATAACTCTGTTGTTGGAAATGATGATATAACTCCTTATGGATGTAATCAGTATGAAAAAGATAGCGATTTTGATGGAATTCCTGATAGTAAAGATAGATGTCCAGATACACCATTTGGTGCTATTGTTGATGAATTTGGTTGTCCTATTGAAGGTCAAAATAAATTTAATATGACAAGTGGTGAATTTATTAATAATATTTTAGCTTATAATGAAAATAGTCCAAAAAAATCAGAAAAATTAGGGCTTTATGATTATGAATTTAATGCTGCAGCTAATAAAAATATTGCATCAACTTCATTAGATAAACATTTAATGTATGATGATTTTGCAATGATTAAAAGATTTGATTATGTAAATATGGATAATATTAATACTAATCAATTAGATGATATGGCTAGAGTTTTAAAAGAATATAATAATACAAATGTTGTTGTAACTGTAATTGGAAATACTCAAGGAACAAAAGATAAAGAAGAGAGTTTTAATAAAGCTCAAGAGTATGCAAATAATATTAAATCTTCTTTAATTGATAGAGGAGTTGATGAAAAAATTTTAGTTACTCAATCAAGAGTTGATTATGATAAAACATTTTTAGAAACTGTAAGCAGCGATTCTACACTAAATAATGTTGTTTATGTTGCTTTATATGTTCCTAAATCTACAACTTTAGGAAAAGATGATGACAATGATGGTGTAATTAATGATTTAGATGAATGTCCAAATACACCTGCTGGTCAAATGGTAGATGAAAAAGGTTGTTCAAGAAATATTAATCTTGAAGTTTTATTTGAAAATGATTCAGCTAAAATTTTATCAGGTAGTTTAGATAAAGTTATGGAATTTGCACAATATTTAAAAGATAATCCACAGTTTGATGCTAAAATTATTGGACATGCAAGTAACTCTGCAAGTGGTGTTAAAGCTCATACAAGCAAAAATTCGGCAGAATACAATATTGATTTATCTCAAAAAAGAGCAAATTCTATAAAAGATGTTTTAGTGAATAATGGTGTGGATGCTTCAAGACTTACAACTGATGGGAAAGGTTTTTCTGAACCGATTGTAAGTAATGAAACAGCAGAAGGAAGAGCAAAAAACAGAAGGATAGAAGCTGTTCTTATAAAAAAATAA